TCTTGAGGATCGATTGCGCTCCCGCTTTGAATGGGGATTGATTACGGACATTACGCCGCCGGATTTAGAGACGCGGATTGCCATTCTGCGTAAGAAAGCCAATGCAGAAGGGCTGGATATTCCAAACGAAGTGATGCTTTACATCGCGAATCAAATCGATACAAACATTCGTGAGCTGGAGGGAGCTCTTATTCGAGTGGTCGCTTATTCGTCTTTGATTAATCGTGATATTAATGCTTCTCTGGCAGCTGAAGCGTTAAAAGATATCATTCCAAGCTCTAAGCCTAAAGTCATTACAATTCAAGCCATTCAGGAAATGGTTGGAGAGAAATATAATGTTAGATTAGAAGATTTTCCAGCGAAGAAGCGCACTAAAACCATTGCTTTTCCACGGCAAATCGCTATGTATCTATCAAGAGAGTTAACCGATTTTTCTTTACCGAAGATTGGTGAAGAATTTGGAGGACGTGATCATACGACAGTCATCCATGCTCATGAGAAGATTTCTAAAATGGTCGCAGCCGATCAGCAGCTTCAAAAAGAACTGGATGAAATTAAAGAGCAGCTGAAAACGTAACGTGGATAATGTGAATAACCGTACCACATCCATCAACAACTTATACACATGTGGATAACCTTAGTTTGTTTGGTCTGAATCGTGTTATCCACAAATCCACAGCGCATACTATTACTATTACGGTTTATTAATAAAAAATAAATATATAATATAGGTTCACTAGGAGGAAGGTATTCATGAAATTTATAATTCAGCGGGAGCAGTTGATGCAAAGCGTTCAGGATGTCATGAAAGCTATTTCATCAAGAACGACCATCCCTATTTTGACTGGAATGAAATTAGAAGTTAGTGAAGAGGGTGTAAAACTGACCGGAAGTGATTCAGATATCTCGATTGAATCTTTTATTCCACAAGAAGAAGATGGAATCGTTTATGTTGAAAACATTGAACCAGGGAGTCTAGTACTGCAGGCTAAGTATTTCCCTGATATCGTTCGTAAACTTCCACAAAACACCGTTGAAATTGAAAGTGATAATTACAGAAATGTTACTATTCGCTCAGGTAATGCTGAATTCCATTTGAATGGACAGGATCCTGAAGAATATCCCCAGCTTCCTCAGTTACATACCGAGGATAGCTTTGAGCTGCCTATTGATTTATTAAAGAATTTAATTCGTCAAACTGTATTTGCGGTATCGACTTCTGAAACAAGACCTATTTTGACAGGCGTTCACGTGCGTATCGCAAATGGAGAACTCGAATTTATTGCAACGGACAGCCATCGTCTGGCATCCAGGAAGATTCCATTGGAGCATCCAGAAGGCAAGAATCTGCCCCCAGTCGTCATTCCAGGTAAAAGCTTAACTGAACTGAATAAAATTCTTGATGATTCAGAAGATACGATCGAAGTAAGTGTCACGGAGAACCAGGTATTGTTCCGTACGAAGCACCTTTACTTCTTATCCAGACTTTTGGAAGGGAATTATCCAGAGACCTCGCGTTTAATTCCTGAACAGAGCAAAACAATTGTGAAAATCGACACGAAAGAATTGCTTCAATCTGTCGACAGGGCCTCTCTATTAGCAAAAGAAAATCGTAATAACGTCGTTCGTTTAGTTACGAAAGAAAACAACCACCTTGAAATCACAGGTAACTCACCTGAAGTAGGAAATGTGGTTGAAGAAGTAACAGCAGATGAAGTAAACGGCGAAGATCTAAAGATTTCTTTTAGTGCTAAATATATGATGGATGCTTTAAAAGCTGTGGATTATGATCAAGTAAAAGTAGAATTCACTGGAGCGATGCGTCCTTTCTTAATTCGTCCAGTAGATGACGAACAAATTCTCCAGCTGATCCTGCCTGTCCGCACCTACTGATTTATAAAAAACGTGTTAGTATAAAAGGTATGTCAGTCATTCGAATATAGTACTAGTTTAAAAGAGGCGCTGTTATGAAATCATAGCGGTGCCTTTTCTTATGGTGAGCCGCTGAAACAGAATAAATCTCTTGGACTTTTCTTACACCTTCATCTTTAGTAAAATAAAAAGAAGGTGAATTCATGGAATAGGGTGAATGAAAATGAGCGAACGTATTGAAATATCAACGGAATATATCCCGCTTGGTCAGTTTCTAAAATTATCCAACGTTGTGGAATCTGGTGGAATGGTTAAATTATTCCTTAGTGAATTTGAAGTTTTTGTAAATGGAGAGTTGGAAAACCGTCGTGGGCGTAAGCTTTACCTGGGAGATACAGTCGAAATAGAAGAGTTTGGCAGCTTCACGGTTGTACGTGAAGAATAAGGTGAAATGAACCTGACTTATGTACATTCATGAGCTGTCGCTTCGGTCGTTTCGAAATTATGATCAATTGTCCCTGACATTCGATCATAAGATAAATGTCATTATTGGTGAAAACGCCCAGGGAAAGACCAATTTGATGGAAGCGATCTATGCTTTAGCCTTTACAAAATCACACCGGACCCCGAGGGATAAAGAATTAATACAATGGGACGCCGAGTATGGTAAAATAAAAGGGAGTATATTTAAACGGAATCGCCGTTTTCCTCTCGAGATTGTCATTTCGACCAAAGGGAAAAAAGCGAAATTAAATCATATTGAACAAAAGCGCCTTAGTGACTACATAGGTGCTTTGAATGTCGTTATGTTTGCACCTGAGGATCTTAACCTGGTCAAGGGAAGCCCTCAGGTGCGTCGTCGGTTTATCGACATGGAAATCGGACAGATTCAACCGACGTATATCTATCATTTAGGACAATATCAAAAGATCCTCCGTCAGCGTAATCACCTGCTGAAAGATTTGCAGCGTAAGCCTCACGCTGACCGGACGATGCTTGGCGTATTGACGGATCAGTTGATGGAGCATGCAGCGACGATTGTGGATCGAAGGTTTAAGTTTATGCAGCTGCTCCGTTCATGGGCTACTCCCATTCATGAAGGAATAAGCCGGAAACTAGAAAAACTTGATATTTCTTATAATGCAAGTGTCAAAGTATCAGAGGATATGAATTTGGACACAATAAAGAAAATATACATGGAAAAATTTTCAGAAATTGAAACAAAGGAAATTGAAAGGGGGACTACGCTTGCGGGTCCCCACCGGGATGATCTTATATTTTATGTGAATGGAAAAGATGTTCAGACCTATGGTTCCCAGGGACAGCAGAGAACAACTGCCCTCTCACTGAAGCTTGCGGAAATTGAACTCATTCATAGTGAAGTCGGCGAGTACCCCATCCTTCTTCTCGATGATGTGCTCAGCGAACTGGACGATTACCGGCAGTCCCATCTGCTTCATACCATTCAGGGGAAAGTTCAAACCTTTGTTTCAACGACTAGTATAGATGGAATTGAACATGAAGCTTTGGAGCATGCAGAGATCTTTCATGTTAGAGAAGGAACGATCGAAGTAGAGAAATGAGGTGGCAAATTGTTCATTCATATCGGTGACGATCATGTCATCCAATCAAAAGATGTGGTAGCGATTATCGATCACAGTTTGATGACATCGTCCTCTATTATCGAGGAAATGATTTTTAATCAGCGGAAAAACAGACGCGTGGTGGAAACAGAAGAAGATCATGTGAAAGCCATCGTCATTACAAATGATTATATATATTTCAGCCCGCTTTCCGTATTCACTTTAAAGAAGAGGGCCAATATGAAGACCACGTTAAATAAACTGGAAGACTTCTCAGAAGAGTCAGGTGGGTAAGAGGAGATCGTCCGTAATAGAGTTCATAAGTAAAACCACTTGAGAAATGTAGGTGAGTACCATGAAGGAAGACATAATTGAAAAAGAATCCTATGATGAGAGCCAGATACAGGTACTGGAAGGGCTGGAAGCGGTTCGTAAACGCCCGGGAATGTATATTGGTTCGACGAACGAAAAAGGACTGCACCACCTTGTATGGGAAATTGTAGATAACAGTATTGACGAAGCGATGGCTGGTCACTGTGACCAGATCCAAGTGATGATTGAGAAAGATAACAGCATCTCCGTGACAGATAACGGCCGTGGAATTCCTGTAGGGATTCAGGAAAAGACAGGACGTCCTGCAGTAGAGGTCATTATGACGGTTCTTCACGCCGGAGGGAAATTTGGAGGAGGAGGTTATAAAGTCTCTGGAGGACTCCACGGTGTAGGGGCATCCGTTGTGAATGCTTTATCATCAAAACTTGAAGTATTCGTCCACCGTGATGGTAAGATTCACTACCAGGCTTTCCACCGCGGGGTGCCGGAAGAAGATTTGAAAGTCATCGGAGATACAGAAATTACTGGAACACGCATTCAGTTTAAACCGGATGAACAAATCTTTACCGAAACCGTTGAATATAACTTTGAAACACTGGCTACTCGTACACGAGAGCTTGCTTTTCTGAATCGCGGCTTAACGATTTCGATTGAAGATAAGCGTACAGATGAAGAGCCGGTAAGCTATTATTATGAGGGCGGTATTCGCTCTTATGTCGAGCATTTGAACCGTACGAGAGAAGTGCTCCACGAACCATTTTTCATAGAAAGTGAACAGGATGACATTTCTATTGAAATCGCCCTTCAGTATAATGATGGCTTTGCCAGCAATCTTTATTCGTATGCGAATAATATTCATACGTACGAGGGCGGAACACACGAATCCGGCTTTAAAACCGGACTCACTCGTGTGATTAACGATTACGCCCGTAAAAATAATATGTTCAAAGATATGGATCCGAACTTAACCGGAGATGATGTCCGTGAAGGATTGACCGCTATTATTTCGATTAAGCACCCTGATCCTCAATTTGAAGGACAGACAAAGACGAAGCTTGGAAACAGTGAAGCGCGTACGGTCACCGATGCGTTATTCTCAGAAGGCTTCTCCAAATTCCTGTTTGAAAATCCAAACATGGCAAGAATTGTAGTGGAAAAAGGTCTAATGGCTTCGAGAGCCCGTATGGCTGCAAAGAAAGCACGTGAGCTTACTCGCCGTAAAAATGCGCTTGAAGTTTCCAACCTTCCTGGTAAATTAGCGGACTGTTCGTCTAAAGATCCCAGTATTTCAGAGATCTACGTGGTTGAGGGTGACTCAGCCGGAGGATCTGCGAAACAGGGCCGGGACCGGCATTTCCAGGCAATTCTTCCTCTGCGCGGAAAAATTATTAACGTAGAGAAAGCTCGCTTAGATAAAATCCTTTCAAATAATGAAGTTCGTGCGATTATTACAGCGCTCGGTACAGGAATCGGAGAGGATTTCGATATTTCTAAAGCCCGCTACCATAAAATCGTCATTATGACGGATGCTGATGTGGACGGAGCTCATATTCGAACGCTTCTTCTAACCTTCTTTTACCGTTATATGCGTCCTTTGATTGAACATGGCTATATTTATATCGCCCAGCCGCCTCTTTATAAAATTCAGCAAGGGAAAGCCGTTTATTATACGTATAGTGATAAGCAGCTTGATACCATGCTTGCAGAGCTGCCAAACTCTCCAAAACCAGGCGTCCAGCGTTACAAAGGTTTAGGAGAGATGAACCCGGAACAACTTTGGGAGACCACAATGGATCCCGAGACAAGGACGCTGCTACAAGTGAGTCTGGAAGACGCGATTGGAGCAGACGAAACCTTTGATATT
The Halobacillus halophilus DSM 2266 DNA segment above includes these coding regions:
- the dnaN gene encoding DNA polymerase III subunit beta, whose protein sequence is MKFIIQREQLMQSVQDVMKAISSRTTIPILTGMKLEVSEEGVKLTGSDSDISIESFIPQEEDGIVYVENIEPGSLVLQAKYFPDIVRKLPQNTVEIESDNYRNVTIRSGNAEFHLNGQDPEEYPQLPQLHTEDSFELPIDLLKNLIRQTVFAVSTSETRPILTGVHVRIANGELEFIATDSHRLASRKIPLEHPEGKNLPPVVIPGKSLTELNKILDDSEDTIEVSVTENQVLFRTKHLYFLSRLLEGNYPETSRLIPEQSKTIVKIDTKELLQSVDRASLLAKENRNNVVRLVTKENNHLEITGNSPEVGNVVEEVTADEVNGEDLKISFSAKYMMDALKAVDYDQVKVEFTGAMRPFLIRPVDDEQILQLILPVRTY
- the yaaA gene encoding S4 domain-containing protein YaaA is translated as MSERIEISTEYIPLGQFLKLSNVVESGGMVKLFLSEFEVFVNGELENRRGRKLYLGDTVEIEEFGSFTVVREE
- the recF gene encoding DNA replication/repair protein RecF (All proteins in this family for which functions are known are DNA-binding proteins that assist the filamentation of RecA onto DNA for the initiation of recombination or recombinational repair.); amino-acid sequence: MYIHELSLRSFRNYDQLSLTFDHKINVIIGENAQGKTNLMEAIYALAFTKSHRTPRDKELIQWDAEYGKIKGSIFKRNRRFPLEIVISTKGKKAKLNHIEQKRLSDYIGALNVVMFAPEDLNLVKGSPQVRRRFIDMEIGQIQPTYIYHLGQYQKILRQRNHLLKDLQRKPHADRTMLGVLTDQLMEHAATIVDRRFKFMQLLRSWATPIHEGISRKLEKLDISYNASVKVSEDMNLDTIKKIYMEKFSEIETKEIERGTTLAGPHRDDLIFYVNGKDVQTYGSQGQQRTTALSLKLAEIELIHSEVGEYPILLLDDVLSELDDYRQSHLLHTIQGKVQTFVSTTSIDGIEHEALEHAEIFHVREGTIEVEK
- the remB gene encoding extracellular matrix regulator RemB, translating into MFIHIGDDHVIQSKDVVAIIDHSLMTSSSIIEEMIFNQRKNRRVVETEEDHVKAIVITNDYIYFSPLSVFTLKKRANMKTTLNKLEDFSEESGG
- the gyrB gene encoding DNA topoisomerase (ATP-hydrolyzing) subunit B is translated as MKEDIIEKESYDESQIQVLEGLEAVRKRPGMYIGSTNEKGLHHLVWEIVDNSIDEAMAGHCDQIQVMIEKDNSISVTDNGRGIPVGIQEKTGRPAVEVIMTVLHAGGKFGGGGYKVSGGLHGVGASVVNALSSKLEVFVHRDGKIHYQAFHRGVPEEDLKVIGDTEITGTRIQFKPDEQIFTETVEYNFETLATRTRELAFLNRGLTISIEDKRTDEEPVSYYYEGGIRSYVEHLNRTREVLHEPFFIESEQDDISIEIALQYNDGFASNLYSYANNIHTYEGGTHESGFKTGLTRVINDYARKNNMFKDMDPNLTGDDVREGLTAIISIKHPDPQFEGQTKTKLGNSEARTVTDALFSEGFSKFLFENPNMARIVVEKGLMASRARMAAKKARELTRRKNALEVSNLPGKLADCSSKDPSISEIYVVEGDSAGGSAKQGRDRHFQAILPLRGKIINVEKARLDKILSNNEVRAIITALGTGIGEDFDISKARYHKIVIMTDADVDGAHIRTLLLTFFYRYMRPLIEHGYIYIAQPPLYKIQQGKAVYYTYSDKQLDTMLAELPNSPKPGVQRYKGLGEMNPEQLWETTMDPETRTLLQVSLEDAIGADETFDILMGDKVEPRRNFIEENAQYVQNLDV